The following are encoded in a window of Mustela nigripes isolate SB6536 chromosome 1, MUSNIG.SB6536, whole genome shotgun sequence genomic DNA:
- the TNNI2 gene encoding troponin I, fast skeletal muscle isoform X1, producing the protein MGPPVGPHSTPAPAGTTAIPGLIPDLIARLPWPRWAIIVIAVAAGVLMVSCLLCAVCCCRRRGHRKKPRDREAVGLGSPQGTTSSHLEQRQGGPPTPAPAVEAASHGIREARGTKAWRPRTPAPEVQPDVDTSETAPEDAQHWGRLQLSLEYDFSRQEIKVGLKQAADLRACGPGGTADPYARVSLSTQAGHSHETRVHRGTLCPAFQETCCFHIPQEELAGATLRVQVLGSKRFSAPEALGELSLPLGAVDLQHVLEQWYQLGPPGAAEPEPSGELCLSLRYVPSSGRMTVVVLEARGLSPGLADPYVKVQLMLNQRKWRKRKTSARKGTASPYFNEAFTFLVPFSQIQALSTGHQDGGKRNRAITARRQHLKSVMLQIAATELEKEEGRRESEKQNYLSEHCPPLHLPSSMSEVQELCKQLHAKIDAAEEEKYDMEVRVQKSTKELEDMNQKLFDLRGKFKRPPLRRVRMSADAMLKALLGSKHKVCMDLRANLKQVKKEDTEKERDLRDVGDWRKNIEEKSGMEGRKKMFETES; encoded by the exons ATGGGGCCCCCCGTGGGCCCCCACAGCACCCCGGCCCCGGCCGGCACCACGGCTATACCCGGGCTCATTCCGGACCTCATCGCCAGGCTCCCTT ggCCCCGCTGGGCAATCATTGTCATTGCTGTGGCTGCCGGCGTCCTCATGgtctcctgcctcctctgtgctgtctgctgctgccgccgccgtgGCCACAGGAAGAAGCCCAGGGACAGGGAGGCTGTGGGCCTGGGCAGTCCTCAAGGGACCACCAGCTCCCACCTG gagcagaggcagggagggccccccacccccgcccccgcagtAGAAGCGGCGAGCCACGGTATTAGGGAGGCACGTGGGACTAAGGCCTGGAGGCCCCGAACGCCGGCCCCAGAG GTGCAACCGGATGTGGATACCTCAGAGACTGCCCCGGAGGACGCCCAGCACTGGGGgcgcctgcagctctccctggaGTATGACTTCTCAAGGCAGGAG ATCAAGGTGGGCCTCAAGCAGGCCGCGGACCTGAGGGCCTGTGGGCCGGGTGGCACGGCGGACCCCTACGCCCGCGTCAGCCTCTCCACCCAGGCAGGGCACAGCCATGAGACGAGGGTGCACCGCGGCACACTCTGCCCCGCGTTTCAGGAGACCTGCTGCTTCCAC ATACCGCAGGAAGAGCTGGCTGGGGCCACGCTGCGGGTGCAGGTGCTGGGCTCCAAGCGCTTCTCTGCCCCCGAGGCGCTGGGGGAGCTCAGCCTGCCGCTGGGCGCCGTCGACCTGCAGCACGTCCTGGAGCAGTGGTACCAGCTGGGCCCGCCGGGCGCCGCGGAG CCCGAGCCATCGGGAGAGCTGTGTCTCTCGCTCCGCTACGTCCCCAGCTCGGGTCGGATGACCGTAGTTGTGCTGGAGGCGCGAGGTCTGAGCCCGGGCCTGGCAG ACCCCTATGTGAAGGTCCAGCTCATGCTGAACCAGCGAAAGTGGCGGAAGAGAAAGACGTCGGCCCGCAAGGGCACCGCCTCCCCCTACTTCAACGAGGCCTTCACATTCCTTGTGCCCTTCAGCCAGATCCAG GCTCTAAGCACAGGACATCAGGATGGGGGA AAACGCAACAGGGCCATCACGGCCCGGAGACAGCACCTGAAG agTGTCATGCTCCAGATTGCGGCCAcggagctggagaaggaggagggtcgCCGGGAGTCGGAGAAGCAGAACTACCTGTCCGAGCACTGCCCCCCCCTGCACCTCCCCAGCTCCATGTCCGAAGTGCAG gagctcTGCAAACAGCTGCACGCCAAGATCGACGCTGCGGAGGAGGAGAAGTATGACATGGAAGTGAGGGTCCAGAAGAGCACCAAGGAG CTGGAGGACATGAACCAGAAGCTGTTCGACCTGAGAGGCAAGTTCAAGAGGCCTCCGCTGAGGAGGGTGCGCATGTCGGCCGACGCCATGCTCAAGGCGCTGCTGGGCTCCAAGCACAAGGTGTGCATGGACCTGCGGGCCAACCTGAAGCAGGTCAAGAAGGAGGACACGGAGAAG gagCGGGACCTGCGCGACGTGGGCGACTGGCGGAAGAACATCGAGGAGAAGTCGGGCATGGAGGGCCGCAAGAAGATGTTCGAGACCGAGTCCTAG
- the TNNI2 gene encoding troponin I, fast skeletal muscle isoform X2, translating into MGPPVGPHSTPAPAGTTAIPGLIPDLIARLPWPRWAIIVIAVAAGVLMVSCLLCAVCCCRRRGHRKKPRDREAVGLGSPQGTTSSHLVQPDVDTSETAPEDAQHWGRLQLSLEYDFSRQEIKVGLKQAADLRACGPGGTADPYARVSLSTQAGHSHETRVHRGTLCPAFQETCCFHIPQEELAGATLRVQVLGSKRFSAPEALGELSLPLGAVDLQHVLEQWYQLGPPGAAEPEPSGELCLSLRYVPSSGRMTVVVLEARGLSPGLADPYVKVQLMLNQRKWRKRKTSARKGTASPYFNEAFTFLVPFSQIQALSTGHQDGGKRNRAITARRQHLKSVMLQIAATELEKEEGRRESEKQNYLSEHCPPLHLPSSMSEVQELCKQLHAKIDAAEEEKYDMEVRVQKSTKELEDMNQKLFDLRGKFKRPPLRRVRMSADAMLKALLGSKHKVCMDLRANLKQVKKEDTEKERDLRDVGDWRKNIEEKSGMEGRKKMFETES; encoded by the exons ATGGGGCCCCCCGTGGGCCCCCACAGCACCCCGGCCCCGGCCGGCACCACGGCTATACCCGGGCTCATTCCGGACCTCATCGCCAGGCTCCCTT ggCCCCGCTGGGCAATCATTGTCATTGCTGTGGCTGCCGGCGTCCTCATGgtctcctgcctcctctgtgctgtctgctgctgccgccgccgtgGCCACAGGAAGAAGCCCAGGGACAGGGAGGCTGTGGGCCTGGGCAGTCCTCAAGGGACCACCAGCTCCCACCTG GTGCAACCGGATGTGGATACCTCAGAGACTGCCCCGGAGGACGCCCAGCACTGGGGgcgcctgcagctctccctggaGTATGACTTCTCAAGGCAGGAG ATCAAGGTGGGCCTCAAGCAGGCCGCGGACCTGAGGGCCTGTGGGCCGGGTGGCACGGCGGACCCCTACGCCCGCGTCAGCCTCTCCACCCAGGCAGGGCACAGCCATGAGACGAGGGTGCACCGCGGCACACTCTGCCCCGCGTTTCAGGAGACCTGCTGCTTCCAC ATACCGCAGGAAGAGCTGGCTGGGGCCACGCTGCGGGTGCAGGTGCTGGGCTCCAAGCGCTTCTCTGCCCCCGAGGCGCTGGGGGAGCTCAGCCTGCCGCTGGGCGCCGTCGACCTGCAGCACGTCCTGGAGCAGTGGTACCAGCTGGGCCCGCCGGGCGCCGCGGAG CCCGAGCCATCGGGAGAGCTGTGTCTCTCGCTCCGCTACGTCCCCAGCTCGGGTCGGATGACCGTAGTTGTGCTGGAGGCGCGAGGTCTGAGCCCGGGCCTGGCAG ACCCCTATGTGAAGGTCCAGCTCATGCTGAACCAGCGAAAGTGGCGGAAGAGAAAGACGTCGGCCCGCAAGGGCACCGCCTCCCCCTACTTCAACGAGGCCTTCACATTCCTTGTGCCCTTCAGCCAGATCCAG GCTCTAAGCACAGGACATCAGGATGGGGGA AAACGCAACAGGGCCATCACGGCCCGGAGACAGCACCTGAAG agTGTCATGCTCCAGATTGCGGCCAcggagctggagaaggaggagggtcgCCGGGAGTCGGAGAAGCAGAACTACCTGTCCGAGCACTGCCCCCCCCTGCACCTCCCCAGCTCCATGTCCGAAGTGCAG gagctcTGCAAACAGCTGCACGCCAAGATCGACGCTGCGGAGGAGGAGAAGTATGACATGGAAGTGAGGGTCCAGAAGAGCACCAAGGAG CTGGAGGACATGAACCAGAAGCTGTTCGACCTGAGAGGCAAGTTCAAGAGGCCTCCGCTGAGGAGGGTGCGCATGTCGGCCGACGCCATGCTCAAGGCGCTGCTGGGCTCCAAGCACAAGGTGTGCATGGACCTGCGGGCCAACCTGAAGCAGGTCAAGAAGGAGGACACGGAGAAG gagCGGGACCTGCGCGACGTGGGCGACTGGCGGAAGAACATCGAGGAGAAGTCGGGCATGGAGGGCCGCAAGAAGATGTTCGAGACCGAGTCCTAG
- the TNNI2 gene encoding troponin I, fast skeletal muscle isoform X3 yields the protein MGPPVGPHSTPAPAGTTAIPGLIPDLIARLPWPRWAIIVIAVAAGVLMVSCLLCAVCCCRRRGHRKKPRDREAVGLGSPQGTTSSHLVQPDVDTSETAPEDAQHWGRLQLSLEYDFSRQEIKVGLKQAADLRACGPGGTADPYARVSLSTQAGHSHETRVHRGTLCPAFQETCCFHIPQEELAGATLRVQVLGSKRFSAPEALGELSLPLGAVDLQHVLEQWYQLGPPGAAEPEPSGELCLSLRYVPSSGRMTVVVLEARGLSPGLADPYVKVQLMLNQRKWRKRKTSARKGTASPYFNEAFTFLVPFSQIQSVDLVLAVWARGPQFRAEPVGKVLLGARASGQPLQHWADMLAHARRPVAQWHPLRPAREVDRALGLKPRLHLTLPGSRD from the exons ATGGGGCCCCCCGTGGGCCCCCACAGCACCCCGGCCCCGGCCGGCACCACGGCTATACCCGGGCTCATTCCGGACCTCATCGCCAGGCTCCCTT ggCCCCGCTGGGCAATCATTGTCATTGCTGTGGCTGCCGGCGTCCTCATGgtctcctgcctcctctgtgctgtctgctgctgccgccgccgtgGCCACAGGAAGAAGCCCAGGGACAGGGAGGCTGTGGGCCTGGGCAGTCCTCAAGGGACCACCAGCTCCCACCTG GTGCAACCGGATGTGGATACCTCAGAGACTGCCCCGGAGGACGCCCAGCACTGGGGgcgcctgcagctctccctggaGTATGACTTCTCAAGGCAGGAG ATCAAGGTGGGCCTCAAGCAGGCCGCGGACCTGAGGGCCTGTGGGCCGGGTGGCACGGCGGACCCCTACGCCCGCGTCAGCCTCTCCACCCAGGCAGGGCACAGCCATGAGACGAGGGTGCACCGCGGCACACTCTGCCCCGCGTTTCAGGAGACCTGCTGCTTCCAC ATACCGCAGGAAGAGCTGGCTGGGGCCACGCTGCGGGTGCAGGTGCTGGGCTCCAAGCGCTTCTCTGCCCCCGAGGCGCTGGGGGAGCTCAGCCTGCCGCTGGGCGCCGTCGACCTGCAGCACGTCCTGGAGCAGTGGTACCAGCTGGGCCCGCCGGGCGCCGCGGAG CCCGAGCCATCGGGAGAGCTGTGTCTCTCGCTCCGCTACGTCCCCAGCTCGGGTCGGATGACCGTAGTTGTGCTGGAGGCGCGAGGTCTGAGCCCGGGCCTGGCAG ACCCCTATGTGAAGGTCCAGCTCATGCTGAACCAGCGAAAGTGGCGGAAGAGAAAGACGTCGGCCCGCAAGGGCACCGCCTCCCCCTACTTCAACGAGGCCTTCACATTCCTTGTGCCCTTCAGCCAGATCCAG AGCGTGGACCTGGTGCTGGCTGTCTGGGCCCGGGGCCCACAGTTTCGGGCTGAGCCGGTGGGCAAGGTGCTGCTTGGTGCCCGGGCCTCTGGTCAGCCCCTGCAGCACTGGGCAGACATGCTGGCCCACGCCCGGCGGCCCGTCGCCCAGTGGCACCCACTGCGTCCGGCCAGGGAGGTGGACCGTGCTCTGGGCCTGAAGCCCCGCCTGCATCTGACCTTGCCTGGCTCCCGGGACTGA
- the TNNI2 gene encoding troponin I, fast skeletal muscle isoform X4: MTVVVLEARGLSPGLADPYVKVQLMLNQRKWRKRKTSARKGTASPYFNEAFTFLVPFSQIQALSTGHQDGGKRNRAITARRQHLKSVMLQIAATELEKEEGRRESEKQNYLSEHCPPLHLPSSMSEVQELCKQLHAKIDAAEEEKYDMEVRVQKSTKELEDMNQKLFDLRGKFKRPPLRRVRMSADAMLKALLGSKHKVCMDLRANLKQVKKEDTEKERDLRDVGDWRKNIEEKSGMEGRKKMFETES; encoded by the exons ATGACCGTAGTTGTGCTGGAGGCGCGAGGTCTGAGCCCGGGCCTGGCAG ACCCCTATGTGAAGGTCCAGCTCATGCTGAACCAGCGAAAGTGGCGGAAGAGAAAGACGTCGGCCCGCAAGGGCACCGCCTCCCCCTACTTCAACGAGGCCTTCACATTCCTTGTGCCCTTCAGCCAGATCCAG GCTCTAAGCACAGGACATCAGGATGGGGGA AAACGCAACAGGGCCATCACGGCCCGGAGACAGCACCTGAAG agTGTCATGCTCCAGATTGCGGCCAcggagctggagaaggaggagggtcgCCGGGAGTCGGAGAAGCAGAACTACCTGTCCGAGCACTGCCCCCCCCTGCACCTCCCCAGCTCCATGTCCGAAGTGCAG gagctcTGCAAACAGCTGCACGCCAAGATCGACGCTGCGGAGGAGGAGAAGTATGACATGGAAGTGAGGGTCCAGAAGAGCACCAAGGAG CTGGAGGACATGAACCAGAAGCTGTTCGACCTGAGAGGCAAGTTCAAGAGGCCTCCGCTGAGGAGGGTGCGCATGTCGGCCGACGCCATGCTCAAGGCGCTGCTGGGCTCCAAGCACAAGGTGTGCATGGACCTGCGGGCCAACCTGAAGCAGGTCAAGAAGGAGGACACGGAGAAG gagCGGGACCTGCGCGACGTGGGCGACTGGCGGAAGAACATCGAGGAGAAGTCGGGCATGGAGGGCCGCAAGAAGATGTTCGAGACCGAGTCCTAG